In one Myotis daubentonii chromosome 1, mMyoDau2.1, whole genome shotgun sequence genomic region, the following are encoded:
- the PRDM8 gene encoding PR domain zinc finger protein 8 isoform X1 has translation MEDSGIQRGIWDGDAKAVQQCLTDIFTSVYTTCDIPENAIFGPCVLSHTSLYDSIAFIALKSTDKRTVPYIFRVDTSAANGSSEGLMWLRLVQSAREKEEQNLEAYIKNGQLFYRSLRRIAKDEELLVWYGKELTELLLLCPSRPHSKMNAGSSPYTCLDCSQRFQFEFPFVAHLRFRCPKRVHSAERSPPDEQGGGVGTKDHGGGGGKDQQRQPPEAPLGPGPKFCKAGPLHHYPAPSPEGSNPPATGGGGGGTKPSTDFHNLARELENSGGGGSCSPVRSLSSGSGGGGHQEAELSPDGSAASGAKGKRKFPEEAAEGGGAGLVGGRVRLAERPLPASQEDLVCTPQQYRAAGSYFGLEDSGRHFAPPSPETGEAKRSAFVEVKKAARAAGLQEEAAADGGAPAADDQDAGGGGGGSSTPVAASPAGAEKLLVPRPGGPLPGRLEGGSPARGSAFTSVPQLGGGGGAGAGAAGGAGGGPGAAADERKSAFSQPARSFSQLPPLVLGQKLSALEPCHPGDGVGPARLYPAAADPLAVKLQGAADLNAGCAALPGGGLPKQSPFLYATAFWPKSSAAAAAAGPLQLQLPSALTLLPPSFTSLCLPAQNWCAKCNASFRMTSDLVYHMRSHHKKEYAMEPLVKRRREEKLKCPICNESFRERHHLSRHMTSHN, from the exons ATGGAGGATTCAGGCATCCAGCGAGGCATCTGGGATGGAGATGCCAAGGCCGTCCAACAGTGTCTGACAGACATTTTCACCAGCGTGTACACCACCTGCGACATTCCTGAGAATGCCATATTCGGGCCCTGCGTCCTGAGCCATACCTCCCTGTACGACAGCATAGCTTTCATAGCTCTCAAGTCCACCGACAAAAGAACAGTTCCTTATATCTTCCGG GTGGACACCTCAGCTGCAAATGGTTCCTCGGAAGGTCTCATGTGGCTGCGTCTGGTGCAGTCagccagagagaaagaggagcagAACCTGGAAGCCTATATAAAAAACGGACAGCTGTTCTACCGCTCTCTCCGCAGGATTGCCAAAGACGAGGAGTTGCTAGTTTGGTACGGGAAAGAACTGACTGAGTTACTCTTGCTCTGCCCCTCTAGACCCCACAGCAAAATGAATG CAGGGTCGTCCCCTTACACATGCCTGGACTGCAGCCAACGTTTCCAGTTTGAATTTCCCTTTGTGGCGCACCTGCGCTTCCGCTGCCCCAAGAGAGTTCACAGCGCGGAGAGGAGCCCCCCAGACGAGCAAGGCGGCGGCGTGGGCACCAAGGACCAcgggggcggcggcggcaagGACCAGCAGCGGCAGCCGCCGGAGGCGCCCCTGGGCCCGGGCCCCAAGTTCTGCAAAGCCGGCCCTCTCCACCACTacccggccccctcccccgagGGCAGCAACCCTCCGGCgaccggcggcggcggcggcggcaccaAGCCGTCCACGGACTTTCACAACCTGGCCCGGGAGCTGGAGAactccggcggcggcggcagctgcTCCCCGGTGCGGAGCCTGagcagcggcagcggcggcggcggccaccAGGAGGCGGAGCTGAGTCCCGACGGCAGCGCCGCGAGCGGGGCCAAAGGGAAGAGGAAGTTCCCGGAGGAGGCGGCGGAgggcggcggcgcggggctggtggggggccGCGTCCGCCTCGCCGAGCGGCCCCTGCCCGCCTCGCAGGAGGACCTGGTGTGCACGCCGCAGCAGTACCGCGCCGCGGGCAGCTACTTCGGCCTGGAGGACAGCGGGCGCCACTTCGCGCCGCCCAGCCCCGAGACGGGCGAGGCGAAGCGCAGCGCCTTCGTGGAGGTGAAGAAGGCGGCCCGCGCGGCCGGCCTGCAGGAGGAGGCCGCCGCCGACGGCGGGGCTCCAGCCGCCGACGACCAGGatgcgggcggcggcggcggcggctcctccACGCCGGTGGCCGCCTCGCCGGCCGGTGCGGAGAAGCTGCTGGTCCCGCGGCCCGGGGGCCCGCTGCCCGGCCGGCTGGAGGGCGGCAGCCCGGCGCGGGGCAGCGCCTTCACGTCGGTGCCGCAgctggggggcggcggcggcgcgggcgcgggcgcggcgggcggggcgggcggcggcccGGGCGCGGCGGCGGACGAGCGCAAAAGTGCCTTCTCGCAGCCGGCGCGCTCCTTCTCGCAGCTGCCGCCGCTGGTGCTGGGCCAGAAGCTGAGCGCGCTGGAGCCGTGCCACCCCGGCGACGGGGTGGGCCCCGCCAGACTCTACCCCGCCGCCGCCGACCCCTTGGCCGTGAAGCTGCAGGGAGCCGCCGACCTGAACGCCGGCTGCGCGGCCCTGCCCGGCGGCGGCCTCCCCAAGCAGAGCCCCTTCCTCTACGCCACCGCCTTCTGGCCCAAGAGCtcggcggccgcggcggccgcggggcccctgcagctgcagctgccgTCGGCGCTCACGCTGCTGCCGCCGTCCTTCACGTCGCTGTGCCTGCCCGCGCAGAACTGGTGCGCCAAGTGCAATGCCTCCTTCCGCATGACCTCCGACCTGGTGTACCACATGAGGTCGCATCACAAAAAGGAGTACGCCATGGAGCCCCTGGTGAAGCGAAGGCGGGAGGAGAAACTCAAGTGCCCCATTTGCAACGAGTCCTTCAGGGAGCGCCACCACCTCTCCAGGCACATGACCTCCCATAACTGA
- the PRDM8 gene encoding PR domain zinc finger protein 8 isoform X2, with translation MEDSGIQRGIWDGDAKAVQQCLTDIFTSVYTTCDIPENAIFGPCVLSHTSLYDSIAFIALKSTDKRTVPYIFRVDTSAANGSSEGLMWLRLVQSAREKEEQNLEAYIKNGQLFYRSLRRIAKDEELLVWYGKELTELLLLCPSRPHSKMNGSSPYTCLDCSQRFQFEFPFVAHLRFRCPKRVHSAERSPPDEQGGGVGTKDHGGGGGKDQQRQPPEAPLGPGPKFCKAGPLHHYPAPSPEGSNPPATGGGGGGTKPSTDFHNLARELENSGGGGSCSPVRSLSSGSGGGGHQEAELSPDGSAASGAKGKRKFPEEAAEGGGAGLVGGRVRLAERPLPASQEDLVCTPQQYRAAGSYFGLEDSGRHFAPPSPETGEAKRSAFVEVKKAARAAGLQEEAAADGGAPAADDQDAGGGGGGSSTPVAASPAGAEKLLVPRPGGPLPGRLEGGSPARGSAFTSVPQLGGGGGAGAGAAGGAGGGPGAAADERKSAFSQPARSFSQLPPLVLGQKLSALEPCHPGDGVGPARLYPAAADPLAVKLQGAADLNAGCAALPGGGLPKQSPFLYATAFWPKSSAAAAAAGPLQLQLPSALTLLPPSFTSLCLPAQNWCAKCNASFRMTSDLVYHMRSHHKKEYAMEPLVKRRREEKLKCPICNESFRERHHLSRHMTSHN, from the exons ATGGAGGATTCAGGCATCCAGCGAGGCATCTGGGATGGAGATGCCAAGGCCGTCCAACAGTGTCTGACAGACATTTTCACCAGCGTGTACACCACCTGCGACATTCCTGAGAATGCCATATTCGGGCCCTGCGTCCTGAGCCATACCTCCCTGTACGACAGCATAGCTTTCATAGCTCTCAAGTCCACCGACAAAAGAACAGTTCCTTATATCTTCCGG GTGGACACCTCAGCTGCAAATGGTTCCTCGGAAGGTCTCATGTGGCTGCGTCTGGTGCAGTCagccagagagaaagaggagcagAACCTGGAAGCCTATATAAAAAACGGACAGCTGTTCTACCGCTCTCTCCGCAGGATTGCCAAAGACGAGGAGTTGCTAGTTTGGTACGGGAAAGAACTGACTGAGTTACTCTTGCTCTGCCCCTCTAGACCCCACAGCAAAATGAATG GGTCGTCCCCTTACACATGCCTGGACTGCAGCCAACGTTTCCAGTTTGAATTTCCCTTTGTGGCGCACCTGCGCTTCCGCTGCCCCAAGAGAGTTCACAGCGCGGAGAGGAGCCCCCCAGACGAGCAAGGCGGCGGCGTGGGCACCAAGGACCAcgggggcggcggcggcaagGACCAGCAGCGGCAGCCGCCGGAGGCGCCCCTGGGCCCGGGCCCCAAGTTCTGCAAAGCCGGCCCTCTCCACCACTacccggccccctcccccgagGGCAGCAACCCTCCGGCgaccggcggcggcggcggcggcaccaAGCCGTCCACGGACTTTCACAACCTGGCCCGGGAGCTGGAGAactccggcggcggcggcagctgcTCCCCGGTGCGGAGCCTGagcagcggcagcggcggcggcggccaccAGGAGGCGGAGCTGAGTCCCGACGGCAGCGCCGCGAGCGGGGCCAAAGGGAAGAGGAAGTTCCCGGAGGAGGCGGCGGAgggcggcggcgcggggctggtggggggccGCGTCCGCCTCGCCGAGCGGCCCCTGCCCGCCTCGCAGGAGGACCTGGTGTGCACGCCGCAGCAGTACCGCGCCGCGGGCAGCTACTTCGGCCTGGAGGACAGCGGGCGCCACTTCGCGCCGCCCAGCCCCGAGACGGGCGAGGCGAAGCGCAGCGCCTTCGTGGAGGTGAAGAAGGCGGCCCGCGCGGCCGGCCTGCAGGAGGAGGCCGCCGCCGACGGCGGGGCTCCAGCCGCCGACGACCAGGatgcgggcggcggcggcggcggctcctccACGCCGGTGGCCGCCTCGCCGGCCGGTGCGGAGAAGCTGCTGGTCCCGCGGCCCGGGGGCCCGCTGCCCGGCCGGCTGGAGGGCGGCAGCCCGGCGCGGGGCAGCGCCTTCACGTCGGTGCCGCAgctggggggcggcggcggcgcgggcgcgggcgcggcgggcggggcgggcggcggcccGGGCGCGGCGGCGGACGAGCGCAAAAGTGCCTTCTCGCAGCCGGCGCGCTCCTTCTCGCAGCTGCCGCCGCTGGTGCTGGGCCAGAAGCTGAGCGCGCTGGAGCCGTGCCACCCCGGCGACGGGGTGGGCCCCGCCAGACTCTACCCCGCCGCCGCCGACCCCTTGGCCGTGAAGCTGCAGGGAGCCGCCGACCTGAACGCCGGCTGCGCGGCCCTGCCCGGCGGCGGCCTCCCCAAGCAGAGCCCCTTCCTCTACGCCACCGCCTTCTGGCCCAAGAGCtcggcggccgcggcggccgcggggcccctgcagctgcagctgccgTCGGCGCTCACGCTGCTGCCGCCGTCCTTCACGTCGCTGTGCCTGCCCGCGCAGAACTGGTGCGCCAAGTGCAATGCCTCCTTCCGCATGACCTCCGACCTGGTGTACCACATGAGGTCGCATCACAAAAAGGAGTACGCCATGGAGCCCCTGGTGAAGCGAAGGCGGGAGGAGAAACTCAAGTGCCCCATTTGCAACGAGTCCTTCAGGGAGCGCCACCACCTCTCCAGGCACATGACCTCCCATAACTGA